One window of the Candidatus Saccharibacteria bacterium genome contains the following:
- a CDS encoding class I SAM-dependent DNA methyltransferase, with protein MRLTFADAQRNVTEIANRESYSLDVIFELLAAYGRSASAITKLRSGALNLATDKENDVLQRGVVYFKHVPNGNLLSVVDSLDQDPLVVRYNPRYLIATDYDQLVAKDTKKDTTLDIKLRDIDRNVDFFYGWTGDEVTSEKTEAVADRRAADKMKDLYAEIEKVNQEKLTDPKNTFRHDLNVFFSRLLFCFFAEDTKVFSKDEKTIFTSSIKDYTQTDGSDLDVFLNTLFDALDTDDKSSFTSPYSKFPYVNGTIFDTKKHSIAIPKFNAQARKLMLDCGNLDWSTINPDIFGSMFQSIVDEEHRATNGMHYTSVPNIMRTIEPLFLDELREEFDKYYDNPNKLNNIWSRISKIKVFDPACGSGNFLIIAYKELRKIEHGIIDRLFSSDYQRAMLSGKLESKIKLDNFYGIEIDDFAHEIAILSLYLAKHQMNIEFEQHFGKEIILIPLKDNAKIVQGNSMQIDWREVCPNIEHVIDNTQPDQQYLLDIEVENEQEALISDEDLKQKYWDEIYLIGNPPYLGSSLQDADQKRDMTHVFKSFKNYKNLDLIAAWFKIGADYIQDSKAQLAFVSTNSICQGEQVALLWPYVFDKNVEIGFAYTSFKWTNGARNVAGVTVVVINLRSTSKAKKFIYDNLVRTEVPSISAYLTAGSDSIFFTRRAKSISGLPDCVMGSKPTDGGFLIFDEEKREKIISEYPDAAKFIKGFTGSGDYINGKTRYCLWISDADADEAKTIPPIAEMIANVAEFRASRKDTPSTVEYAKYPHRFRQRAHKNGQAIIIPSVSSERREYIPIGFLDGNTVASNAANIVYDAPIWLFGIISSRMHMAWIRSVAGKLEDRLRYSSAIVYANYPVPPLTEPQKQMLTSAARNVLLVRENHSEKTLAEMYDPIKMPEDLRQAHHELDLAVDKLYRPRPYGNDEERLADLFALFEQMTATEKEKTK; from the coding sequence ATGCGACTGACTTTTGCTGATGCCCAAAGAAATGTAACAGAAATTGCCAATCGGGAGTCATATAGCCTCGATGTTATATTTGAACTATTGGCCGCATATGGTCGTTCTGCTTCGGCGATCACAAAGCTTCGTAGTGGTGCGCTCAACCTAGCTACTGACAAAGAAAATGACGTATTGCAGCGTGGAGTTGTCTACTTCAAACACGTCCCGAATGGCAACTTACTATCTGTTGTTGATTCGCTCGATCAAGACCCTCTTGTGGTCCGATATAACCCTCGTTATCTCATAGCAACTGATTATGACCAGCTTGTAGCCAAAGATACGAAAAAAGACACAACCCTAGACATAAAACTTCGTGATATCGACCGCAACGTAGATTTCTTCTACGGTTGGACTGGCGATGAAGTTACAAGCGAAAAGACAGAAGCAGTGGCCGATCGTCGCGCTGCCGATAAGATGAAAGACCTCTATGCTGAGATAGAAAAGGTCAATCAGGAAAAGCTTACCGATCCAAAAAATACATTCAGACACGACCTCAACGTATTCTTTTCAAGGTTGTTGTTTTGTTTCTTTGCAGAAGATACAAAGGTCTTTAGTAAAGATGAAAAGACCATCTTTACCAGCTCCATCAAGGACTATACACAGACAGACGGTAGCGACCTGGACGTTTTCCTCAATACACTATTTGATGCTTTAGATACTGACGATAAGTCGAGCTTCACTAGCCCTTATTCAAAGTTCCCGTACGTCAACGGTACGATTTTCGACACCAAGAAGCACAGTATCGCCATCCCGAAGTTTAATGCGCAAGCTCGAAAACTTATGCTTGATTGCGGAAACTTGGACTGGTCAACGATTAACCCAGATATTTTCGGTTCTATGTTCCAAAGTATCGTTGACGAAGAGCACCGCGCGACTAACGGCATGCACTATACCAGCGTGCCAAACATCATGCGGACTATCGAACCTCTATTCCTCGATGAGCTACGCGAAGAGTTCGACAAGTATTACGACAATCCAAATAAGCTCAATAACATATGGTCGCGGATTAGCAAAATCAAGGTGTTCGACCCTGCCTGTGGTTCTGGTAATTTCCTGATTATTGCCTACAAAGAACTGCGCAAAATCGAGCATGGTATTATCGACCGTCTGTTTAGCAGCGACTACCAGCGTGCGATGCTATCTGGCAAGCTTGAATCAAAGATCAAGCTCGATAACTTTTATGGAATAGAGATTGACGATTTCGCACATGAGATTGCCATTCTTTCGCTATACCTTGCTAAACACCAGATGAACATCGAGTTTGAGCAGCACTTTGGTAAAGAAATTATCCTGATCCCGCTCAAGGATAACGCAAAAATCGTACAGGGTAACTCTATGCAAATTGACTGGCGAGAAGTTTGTCCAAATATCGAACACGTCATAGATAATACTCAGCCAGATCAGCAATACCTCCTCGATATCGAAGTCGAAAACGAACAAGAAGCTTTAATCTCTGACGAAGACCTAAAGCAAAAGTATTGGGATGAGATTTACTTAATCGGCAACCCTCCATATCTTGGCTCTAGCTTGCAAGATGCAGACCAAAAGCGAGACATGACGCACGTATTCAAGAGTTTTAAGAACTACAAGAATCTCGACCTCATTGCTGCATGGTTCAAGATAGGTGCAGACTATATACAGGATTCTAAAGCACAGCTCGCATTCGTATCAACAAACTCTATTTGCCAGGGCGAACAAGTGGCCTTATTGTGGCCATACGTCTTCGACAAGAATGTAGAGATAGGCTTTGCCTATACTTCATTCAAATGGACAAACGGCGCTCGCAATGTAGCCGGTGTAACAGTTGTCGTTATCAATTTACGTTCAACAAGTAAGGCTAAGAAGTTTATCTACGACAATCTTGTTCGTACAGAAGTACCTAGTATTAGCGCGTATCTTACTGCCGGTTCAGACTCGATATTCTTTACTCGTCGGGCCAAGTCAATCAGTGGACTACCTGACTGCGTAATGGGGAGTAAGCCAACAGATGGTGGATTCTTGATATTCGATGAAGAAAAGAGAGAGAAGATAATTTCTGAATATCCTGATGCTGCCAAGTTCATTAAAGGGTTCACTGGTTCGGGCGATTACATCAATGGCAAAACTAGGTACTGTTTATGGATTAGCGATGCGGATGCTGATGAAGCAAAAACGATTCCTCCTATTGCCGAAATGATTGCGAATGTCGCAGAGTTTAGGGCTAGTCGCAAAGATACACCCTCAACGGTTGAGTATGCTAAATACCCACATCGATTCCGTCAGCGAGCACATAAAAATGGTCAAGCAATTATCATACCTAGTGTTTCGTCGGAACGTCGTGAATACATACCAATTGGGTTCTTAGACGGCAACACTGTAGCCTCAAATGCTGCGAATATAGTATATGATGCTCCTATTTGGCTATTTGGAATCATATCTTCTCGCATGCACATGGCATGGATTCGTTCCGTTGCTGGGAAACTTGAAGATCGGCTACGATACTCTTCTGCAATTGTTTATGCTAACTATCCTGTACCGCCACTAACTGAGCCACAAAAGCAGATGCTCACTTCTGCTGCACGCAATGTGCTTCTTGTTCGTGAAAACCATAGCGAAAAAACTCTTGCCGAAATGTACGATCCAATCAAGATGCCGGAAGATTTGCGACAGGCTCATCATGAACTTGATCTTGCGGTAGATAAACTATATCGACCAAGACCATACGGTAATGACGAAGAACGACTCGCCGATCTATTCGCACTATTTGAACAAATGACCGCTACTGAAAAGGAGAAAACAAAATGA
- a CDS encoding GIY-YIG nuclease family protein, whose protein sequence is MDFSDELINLFDTDNEGLFTAQEKAKPITADDRLTSSFKQITEFVEINDRLPDINATDISEASLAARLNSIKTNKDKVEALKPVDSLGLLEELEAPESIDELFSDDTYGLFSSDGDDILKVSKVLSKPRPVKERADRKHAADFQEYKPGFVEQQQLLAEGKLKLRRYVSVNQLHMGAYYVHAGQMLRIIDAGEKKWVYDRNKERFRIIYENGTESNMYRRSLSMRLYEDGYEIVPIADESVYEELSDTDTIVGYIYVLRSLSDSPQVQNIKNLHKIGFATTTVADRIKDAEKDPTYLMSGVEVVDSYVLTGDYNPQKVEHFIHRIFADAKVDLTIIDKDGRDYTPSEWYSVPLLAIEQAVNMLQNGDIVDFHYDKDLQAIVPNKEDE, encoded by the coding sequence ATGGACTTTTCTGATGAGTTAATAAATCTATTCGATACAGATAACGAGGGTCTATTTACTGCGCAGGAAAAAGCCAAGCCTATTACTGCCGATGATCGACTGACCTCATCATTCAAACAGATCACCGAGTTTGTAGAAATCAATGATCGCTTGCCCGATATCAATGCAACCGATATTAGCGAGGCATCATTAGCGGCTCGTTTGAACTCGATAAAAACAAATAAAGACAAGGTTGAAGCGCTCAAGCCCGTCGATAGTCTTGGACTGCTCGAAGAACTTGAAGCGCCAGAATCAATAGACGAACTATTTTCTGATGATACATATGGATTATTTAGTAGCGATGGCGACGACATCCTAAAAGTCAGTAAAGTACTGTCCAAGCCGCGACCCGTTAAAGAACGAGCCGACCGCAAACACGCAGCAGATTTTCAGGAGTATAAACCTGGATTTGTCGAACAACAGCAACTTCTCGCAGAGGGCAAGCTAAAGCTCCGTCGTTACGTGTCAGTCAATCAACTACATATGGGGGCGTACTATGTGCATGCTGGCCAGATGCTTCGCATCATTGATGCCGGTGAGAAGAAATGGGTATACGACCGGAACAAAGAACGGTTTAGAATCATATACGAAAATGGCACTGAATCAAATATGTACCGGCGATCACTTTCTATGCGTCTATACGAAGATGGATATGAGATTGTACCGATAGCAGATGAATCCGTATACGAAGAGCTAAGTGACACTGATACTATTGTGGGCTACATTTACGTTTTACGTTCACTGAGCGATAGTCCACAAGTGCAAAATATCAAGAATCTACACAAGATTGGATTCGCAACTACCACTGTGGCTGATCGTATTAAAGATGCAGAAAAAGACCCAACATACTTGATGTCTGGCGTAGAAGTCGTCGATAGCTATGTACTGACTGGAGACTATAATCCTCAAAAAGTAGAACATTTTATTCATCGAATATTTGCCGATGCAAAAGTAGACCTGACGATTATCGACAAAGACGGACGTGACTATACGCCGAGTGAGTGGTACTCAGTGCCACTGCTTGCCATTGAGCAGGCAGTCAACATGCTACAGAACGGCGATATCGTAGATTTTCACTATGACAAAGATTTACAGGCGATTGTGCCGAACAAGGAGGATGAATAA
- a CDS encoding DUF262 domain-containing protein gives MNNMISAQTNIQKILNASETYYEIPNFQRPYAWQTNNANEFLIDLEESVAKRRNHYFGTVVLVEDTASSYSVAIIDGQQRVTTSLLMVTAIYHLVKKDPSLIENPETTPELIRDRYLFNANIDKNKVKLRTVTTDNQILQHIFDKDGEESRLEPRERVSNIYQVYSTFRKYFQARTGLDKYIDGLRMFEVISITLNGNDDNPQRVFESINSTGKPLTDGDKIRNFALMLSNDQLRNQVYEKYWSIIEESLVDSNKDHITDFFRSYIISKRQAIVRLDAVYPEFKKQFDKHVGEAQEEDKIDVFYSDIVESLGFYKLLKLIDTSEFEPKYKGISETIFKMRYLQIDLYIPFAMNVLRHHAAGELTDLQLEDVFKLIETYFSRRIVSGIDTTSVDRFLASLHKDVLSYQKTSPDADYVEVLRYILLNRIGQTRMPDDAEYENAIRSREAYYQRNSFLVYVLTAAEESSKEAVHTLHQISDGKLKLSIEHVMPQTLASKDWQAMLGDDFERIHRDYLHTLANLTLTGYNSEYSNRPYLDKMNLEVKDKKTGEVRKVGFADSKLPLNEWIAKHDTWNEDTLKERQNWWVTSLKKVWPLPVTAFQPVEEDTTIYLLDEMDLKGAGIRSVEVFGEESSVTTWAEALDAIAEAIYSRNPDFIEMVTEDEYLSRFIRQDASAFYNSAEILDTGYFIDTGTNTNSKRRLIAALGSTFNLAHDDIKAELTAKKTTDEEDE, from the coding sequence ATGAATAATATGATTTCGGCACAGACTAATATCCAGAAGATTCTCAACGCCTCAGAGACATACTATGAGATACCGAACTTCCAACGACCCTATGCATGGCAAACAAACAATGCGAATGAGTTTCTGATTGATCTCGAAGAGAGTGTTGCTAAGCGGAGAAACCATTATTTCGGTACGGTTGTGCTTGTCGAAGACACCGCCAGCAGCTATTCAGTAGCTATTATTGACGGTCAACAGCGCGTCACGACGTCGCTTTTGATGGTAACGGCAATTTATCACCTCGTCAAAAAAGATCCATCGCTGATTGAAAACCCAGAGACGACACCAGAACTTATCCGCGATCGTTATCTCTTCAACGCGAATATTGACAAGAACAAAGTCAAGCTCCGTACCGTCACAACTGACAACCAGATTTTGCAACATATTTTTGATAAAGATGGCGAAGAATCGCGCCTCGAACCTCGCGAACGCGTGAGCAATATCTATCAGGTCTACTCGACATTCCGCAAGTACTTCCAGGCGCGTACCGGCCTTGATAAGTACATTGACGGCTTGCGTATGTTTGAGGTTATTTCCATCACTCTCAACGGCAACGACGACAACCCTCAGCGCGTCTTCGAGAGCATTAACTCGACCGGCAAGCCTTTGACAGATGGTGACAAAATTCGTAACTTTGCACTCATGCTTAGCAATGATCAGCTCCGCAACCAAGTTTATGAAAAGTACTGGTCAATTATCGAAGAATCGCTGGTGGACTCTAACAAAGACCATATTACTGATTTCTTCCGTAGCTACATAATCTCGAAGCGCCAAGCTATTGTACGATTGGATGCCGTCTACCCGGAGTTCAAGAAGCAGTTTGATAAGCATGTCGGTGAAGCACAAGAAGAAGACAAGATTGACGTATTCTATAGCGATATCGTCGAGTCACTTGGATTTTACAAGCTCCTGAAGCTGATTGACACGAGCGAGTTTGAGCCAAAGTACAAAGGCATTAGTGAAACCATCTTCAAGATGCGCTACTTGCAGATTGATTTGTATATTCCGTTCGCCATGAATGTGTTGCGCCATCATGCGGCTGGTGAACTTACCGATTTACAGCTTGAGGATGTCTTTAAGCTCATCGAAACGTACTTCTCGCGTCGTATCGTGAGCGGCATAGATACTACGAGCGTAGACCGCTTCTTGGCATCGCTTCACAAAGATGTATTAAGCTACCAGAAGACAAGCCCCGACGCAGATTACGTAGAGGTACTTCGATATATTCTGCTTAACCGTATCGGTCAAACGCGCATGCCAGACGACGCAGAGTATGAAAACGCGATTCGCTCGCGCGAGGCGTACTACCAGCGAAACTCATTCCTCGTCTATGTTCTCACTGCTGCCGAGGAATCATCAAAAGAGGCCGTCCATACGCTGCATCAGATTTCCGATGGCAAGCTAAAACTCTCAATTGAGCATGTCATGCCCCAGACGCTGGCAAGCAAAGACTGGCAGGCTATGCTCGGTGATGACTTTGAGCGCATTCACCGTGATTATCTCCATACACTAGCCAACCTCACGCTAACTGGCTATAACTCTGAGTATTCTAACCGTCCATATCTCGACAAAATGAATCTTGAGGTCAAGGATAAGAAAACGGGAGAAGTGCGAAAAGTCGGCTTCGCTGATAGCAAATTACCACTCAATGAATGGATTGCGAAACACGATACCTGGAACGAAGATACTCTCAAGGAGCGTCAGAATTGGTGGGTTACCAGTCTCAAAAAAGTATGGCCACTCCCTGTAACCGCTTTCCAGCCGGTAGAAGAAGACACCACGATATACTTGCTCGATGAAATGGATCTGAAAGGCGCAGGTATCCGTTCGGTCGAAGTATTCGGCGAAGAGAGTTCGGTGACAACTTGGGCCGAGGCGCTGGACGCTATCGCAGAAGCTATTTACAGCCGAAATCCCGACTTTATCGAGATGGTAACTGAGGATGAATATCTTTCGCGCTTTATCCGACAGGATGCCAGCGCGTTCTATAACAGCGCCGAGATATTAGACACTGGGTACTTCATCGACACCGGAACAAACACAAACAGCAAACGGCGGCTTATTGCTGCACTTGGAAGTACGTTCAATCTCGCACATGATGATATCAAAGCCGAACTCACTGCCAAAAAGACGACTGATGAGGAGGATGAATAA
- a CDS encoding TraC family protein — protein sequence MFALQKSKSKTSSRNQIAIKGVRDGVLMLPNNEYRAILQVSSLNFELRSEEEQDAIIDIYESFLNSVGSSLQILIRTREIDMDKYLEDLTERLDDETEEIYRSQLINYDEFIRSLITNNKILTRHFYVIVPYRPNGKADFELIEEQLNIKLDIVAKGMTRLGMHTNQLDSLEVLDLFYSFYSPTQAKIQPLTEQALQLIHTALVEKGEETHARKTRKTK from the coding sequence ATGTTCGCCTTACAGAAATCGAAGAGTAAAACCAGTTCACGTAATCAGATCGCGATCAAAGGTGTACGCGATGGTGTACTTATGCTGCCAAATAACGAGTACCGTGCAATTCTGCAAGTCTCATCGCTTAATTTTGAATTGCGCAGCGAAGAGGAGCAAGACGCAATCATCGACATATATGAGAGTTTTCTAAACTCCGTCGGATCATCCCTCCAGATACTAATACGTACTCGTGAAATTGATATGGATAAGTACCTTGAAGACCTGACAGAACGACTAGACGACGAGACTGAGGAAATCTACCGCTCTCAGTTGATTAATTACGACGAGTTCATTAGATCGCTCATCACAAACAACAAGATTCTCACCCGACACTTCTATGTCATTGTTCCGTACAGGCCGAATGGTAAAGCGGATTTTGAGCTTATCGAAGAACAACTAAACATTAAGCTCGACATTGTGGCCAAAGGTATGACGCGACTCGGTATGCACACTAATCAACTGGATAGTCTTGAGGTGCTTGATTTGTTCTATAGCTTCTATAGTCCAACTCAGGCAAAGATACAGCCGCTAACCGAACAGGCATTGCAGTTGATACATACCGCACTTGTTGAGAAAGGAGAAGAAACCCATGCCCGTAAAACTCGAAAAACTAAATAA
- a CDS encoding TrbC/VirB2 family protein, with protein sequence MIRSSTEIKIVGLIVAVGAPIVLAAPAFAAGGDVAQVESFIRNVIKVIAGLAGLVATGFFVAGGFTYITSSGNPEQLDKAKRTLTWSAIGLAIVIAAFVISNIVTTLATQSFGG encoded by the coding sequence ATGATCAGAAGTTCCACGGAAATAAAAATAGTAGGGCTTATTGTGGCCGTCGGAGCGCCAATTGTACTTGCTGCTCCAGCGTTTGCCGCAGGGGGTGACGTTGCGCAAGTCGAGAGCTTCATACGCAATGTCATTAAAGTTATCGCAGGTTTAGCTGGTCTTGTCGCGACCGGCTTTTTTGTTGCTGGCGGTTTCACCTACATTACTAGCTCGGGCAATCCTGAGCAGCTCGACAAAGCAAAGCGTACATTGACATGGTCGGCTATTGGCCTCGCTATTGTCATCGCAGCGTTCGTCATAAGCAATATCGTTACGACACTGGCCACCCAATCATTCGGAGGGTAG
- a CDS encoding ATP-dependent helicase, producing MNDETLNIIDVTYEQTGESTKTDEMGMREMQRRAFDKRNSNHLLIKAPPASGKSRALMYVGLDKLINQGKKKVIVAVPEKSIGSSFGNTNLTEAGFFADWEVEDRNNLCLGTGDDKSKVKSFTSFMKSDDKILVCTHATLRFAFEAEELPMELFNDTVLAIDEFHHVSVSENSRLGELLHRVMNGTNIQIIAMTGSYFRGDAIPILTPEDESEFDKVTYTYYEQLNGYTYLKTLGIGYHFYTGSYLDDGALDAVLDTNKKTIIHIPNVNSKESTQVGKHEEVTRIFDLIGTWIEQDSETGVEIIETPDGRRVKVANLVEDDPLHRAKITQYLSDVAKNDIAGVDIIIALGMAKEGFDWPYCEQALTIGYRASLTEIVQIIGRCTRDSYNKSHAQFTNLIVQPNGTSDDIQVSVNNMLKAITASLLMEQVLAPNFTFTPRTSPDQKAKAGEVFVKGLKKPPSEKVKHILATELEDLTAAVLQDTQIQRAAANGHTGDYMKHLQSKIIRERLPGLNEEEVEVTRQYLASNLAFKTAKITEDGDKKFITLANSFVNLDELSIDLIDSINPFQHAFEVISKRVGADVFRVIQDTIAGSRIDMSDEDALALVPQIKAFVVAHDGKYPAINSPDKNEKLLAQAQAYLTARKAAWLREKEKQA from the coding sequence ATGAACGACGAAACCCTGAACATTATTGATGTAACCTATGAACAGACTGGCGAAAGTACCAAGACTGATGAAATGGGAATGCGCGAAATGCAGCGCCGCGCATTTGATAAGCGCAACAGCAATCATCTACTCATCAAAGCGCCACCAGCATCGGGTAAGTCTCGTGCCCTTATGTATGTCGGCCTCGATAAACTTATCAACCAAGGCAAGAAAAAAGTCATCGTTGCCGTACCAGAAAAATCTATCGGTTCATCATTCGGTAACACAAATCTGACAGAAGCAGGCTTTTTCGCAGACTGGGAAGTAGAAGATCGCAACAATCTCTGCCTCGGTACTGGCGACGACAAATCAAAAGTGAAATCATTTACAAGCTTCATGAAGTCCGATGACAAGATACTTGTCTGTACTCATGCAACCCTACGTTTTGCATTTGAGGCCGAAGAACTCCCTATGGAGTTGTTTAATGATACCGTTCTGGCTATCGACGAGTTCCACCATGTGTCTGTTAGCGAAAACAGCCGATTGGGTGAACTGCTGCACCGTGTCATGAACGGCACTAACATTCAGATTATTGCTATGACCGGCTCATACTTCCGTGGCGATGCCATTCCAATCCTTACGCCAGAAGACGAATCAGAGTTCGATAAAGTAACCTATACCTATTACGAACAGCTCAATGGGTATACATACCTCAAGACGCTTGGTATTGGCTATCACTTCTACACTGGTAGTTATCTCGATGACGGCGCACTAGATGCTGTGCTAGATACGAATAAAAAGACAATTATTCACATTCCAAACGTCAACTCAAAAGAATCGACTCAAGTTGGTAAGCACGAAGAAGTTACGCGCATTTTTGACCTTATTGGGACATGGATAGAACAAGACAGCGAGACCGGTGTAGAAATCATAGAAACGCCAGATGGTCGTCGTGTAAAAGTCGCCAATCTCGTAGAGGATGACCCGTTGCATAGGGCTAAGATCACCCAGTACCTCAGTGACGTTGCTAAAAACGATATTGCTGGCGTAGACATCATTATCGCACTCGGTATGGCAAAGGAGGGCTTTGACTGGCCCTACTGTGAACAGGCGCTAACTATAGGCTACAGGGCAAGCCTGACGGAGATCGTGCAGATCATTGGCCGCTGTACTCGTGATAGCTACAACAAGTCTCACGCGCAGTTTACAAATCTAATCGTGCAGCCAAATGGCACAAGTGACGACATACAAGTTTCAGTCAATAACATGCTCAAGGCGATCACCGCCTCTCTCTTGATGGAACAAGTACTAGCGCCTAACTTTACATTCACGCCACGTACATCACCCGACCAAAAAGCAAAGGCTGGTGAAGTATTTGTTAAAGGCCTCAAAAAACCACCATCAGAAAAGGTTAAACATATTCTTGCCACCGAACTCGAAGACCTAACGGCAGCCGTACTGCAAGATACACAGATTCAGCGTGCAGCGGCAAATGGCCATACTGGTGACTACATGAAGCACTTACAGTCTAAAATCATTCGTGAACGTCTACCTGGACTTAACGAGGAAGAAGTCGAAGTAACCCGACAGTACCTAGCAAGTAATCTTGCATTTAAGACTGCTAAGATTACCGAAGATGGCGACAAAAAGTTTATCACGCTCGCCAATAGTTTTGTGAACCTTGACGAACTCAGTATCGACCTGATTGATTCTATAAACCCATTCCAGCACGCATTTGAAGTCATCTCGAAGCGCGTTGGCGCTGATGTATTCCGCGTCATCCAAGACACGATAGCAGGCTCACGTATCGACATGTCAGACGAAGATGCCCTTGCCCTCGTGCCACAGATCAAAGCATTCGTCGTGGCTCATGACGGCAAGTACCCAGCAATCAATAGCCCTGATAAAAATGAGAAGTTACTTGCTCAGGCGCAAGCATACCTGACTGCTCGTAAAGCAGCATGGCTTAGAGAGAAAGAAAAGCAGGCATAA
- a CDS encoding PrgI family protein — protein MKVTVVPAQVTTVEDRIIGNLGFSQMLLMIIPVFVSAALFALLPPFMGSALYKYLIMGILALVCCILAIRIKGRILASWLVTISRYNVRPKYYLFNKNVLTLRQDYPVVSEVKEEDKTTAKSKERIALPRLNTPDTARILATIENPAARVRFETTKKGGLNVRLTEIEE, from the coding sequence ATGAAAGTAACAGTCGTACCAGCTCAGGTTACAACCGTAGAAGATCGAATTATTGGTAATCTTGGCTTCTCTCAGATGCTCTTGATGATTATCCCTGTATTTGTAAGTGCGGCACTGTTCGCCCTCCTCCCTCCGTTTATGGGGAGCGCTCTGTATAAATATCTCATCATGGGCATATTGGCGCTCGTCTGCTGCATCCTTGCGATACGCATAAAAGGAAGAATCCTCGCCTCGTGGCTCGTAACAATATCTCGCTATAATGTCCGGCCGAAGTATTATCTCTTTAACAAAAATGTGTTGACCCTACGACAAGATTATCCAGTCGTCTCTGAGGTAAAAGAGGAAGATAAAACGACTGCCAAAAGCAAAGAACGAATTGCATTACCTCGTCTGAATACCCCCGATACCGCAAGAATCCTCGCAACCATTGAAAATCCTGCCGCAAGAGTTCGTTTTGAAACCACAAAGAAAGGAGGCCTAAATGTTCGCCTTACAGAAATCGAAGAGTAA